A single Pradoshia eiseniae DNA region contains:
- a CDS encoding ABC transporter permease, whose translation MRLWVLVTATVVLTFISLFIGAIDIKPTDLLDWESDETQIFLMSRLPRLMAILLAGAGMGIAGLIMQSLSRNKFVSPTTAGTLDAAKLGVIVSMIFIPSMSYMGQILFSFSFALIGTYVFMQLLERIKFKDVIFVPLIGIMYGNIIGAISTFLGYEADVLQNVDTFFLGSFTLIVSGRYELLYVAVPAIIIAYIYANKFTVAGMGEDFAKNLGLSYRTVLNIGLVLVAIISTTVVLTVGMIPFLGLIVPNLVSLYLGDNLRKTIPHTIFMGAAFLLACDIISRLIVHPYEIPVNTTVAVIGSAIFLIMLFRGKAYAKK comes from the coding sequence ATGAGATTATGGGTTTTAGTAACAGCAACAGTTGTCCTCACCTTTATTTCGCTTTTTATAGGAGCCATAGATATTAAACCTACAGATCTGCTTGATTGGGAGTCTGATGAGACACAAATCTTCCTCATGAGCCGGCTGCCGAGGTTGATGGCTATTCTATTAGCTGGTGCGGGAATGGGGATTGCAGGCTTAATCATGCAAAGCTTAAGCCGAAATAAGTTTGTATCGCCGACAACGGCAGGTACGCTTGATGCAGCGAAATTAGGTGTCATTGTTTCAATGATTTTCATCCCAAGCATGTCTTATATGGGACAGATTTTATTCAGCTTTTCGTTTGCACTAATTGGAACGTATGTCTTCATGCAATTGCTTGAGAGAATTAAGTTCAAGGATGTTATTTTCGTTCCGCTCATCGGGATTATGTATGGAAATATCATTGGAGCCATCTCAACGTTCTTAGGCTATGAAGCGGATGTCCTTCAGAATGTTGATACATTTTTCTTGGGGAGCTTTACACTGATTGTCTCGGGACGCTATGAATTACTGTATGTAGCGGTGCCGGCTATCATCATTGCGTATATTTATGCGAATAAATTTACGGTGGCAGGCATGGGAGAGGACTTTGCGAAGAATTTAGGTTTAAGTTATCGCACGGTTTTAAATATCGGCCTTGTCCTAGTGGCGATTATTTCAACAACAGTTGTTTTAACAGTCGGTATGATTCCTTTCTTAGGCTTAATCGTACCTAATCTAGTTTCTTTATATCTGGGTGACAATTTACGTAAGACGATTCCTCATACGATTTTCATGGGTGCGGCGTTCTTGCTGGCTTGTGACATTATCAGCCGTTTAATTGTTCATCCATATGAAATTCCGGTCAATACAACAGTCGCAGTCATTGGCAGTGCGATCTTCTTAATAATGTTGTTTAGGGGGAAAGCATATGCAAAAAAATAG
- a CDS encoding YeeE/YedE family protein has translation MIQIISFGLIVGLLLGFVLQRGRFCVVGAYRDLLLARDGHMFLATMIVIAIQAVGVYALAASGVITIQADAFPWLGTIVGGFIFGIGMVLAGGCATGTWYRAGEGLIGSWVALFMYALSAAMTKFGILSAFGGNVLSYRTSETYIHETFGLSPWVLVIAFGLLISVLVIRSLRKPKLPTFSMKPKKTGLAHILFEKRWHPFVTASLVGLIAILAWPLSAATGRMAGLGITTPTAQLLTFSINGDTSLLNWGVFLVLGVGIGSYIAARGSGEFKWRLPDKKTLGYNTSGGLLMGFGASLAGGCTIGNGLVNTALFTWQGWVAVIFFLLGTWTATYFTIIRKQRRQRASSGATSAA, from the coding sequence ATGATACAAATAATTAGTTTTGGCCTGATTGTCGGTTTATTGCTTGGCTTTGTATTGCAAAGAGGCCGATTTTGCGTCGTTGGCGCTTATCGTGATCTTCTCCTAGCACGAGACGGCCATATGTTTCTGGCAACAATGATTGTCATCGCCATTCAAGCTGTAGGGGTGTATGCCCTTGCCGCAAGCGGCGTTATTACGATACAAGCAGATGCATTCCCATGGCTTGGCACAATTGTCGGCGGTTTTATCTTCGGAATCGGGATGGTCCTTGCGGGCGGATGTGCCACTGGTACATGGTATAGAGCAGGTGAAGGTTTGATTGGAAGCTGGGTCGCCTTATTCATGTATGCACTTAGTGCAGCCATGACGAAATTCGGTATCTTAAGCGCCTTCGGAGGCAATGTTTTATCCTATAGAACAAGCGAAACATATATCCATGAGACATTTGGTCTTTCCCCATGGGTGCTCGTTATCGCATTTGGCCTTTTAATATCGGTCCTTGTCATTCGCAGTTTGAGAAAACCGAAACTGCCGACTTTCAGCATGAAGCCGAAGAAAACTGGGCTTGCCCATATTTTATTTGAGAAACGCTGGCATCCATTCGTCACAGCATCACTTGTTGGTTTGATTGCCATCCTTGCATGGCCGCTAAGCGCAGCGACAGGGCGAATGGCTGGTCTTGGAATTACAACACCAACAGCACAGTTGCTCACCTTCTCCATCAATGGAGACACTTCACTTTTGAACTGGGGTGTATTCCTTGTTCTTGGCGTTGGAATCGGTTCTTATATCGCGGCTCGCGGCAGCGGGGAATTCAAATGGAGATTACCTGATAAAAAAACGTTGGGCTACAACACTTCAGGCGGTCTATTGATGGGCTTCGGGGCATCGCTTGCCGGCGGCTGCACAATCGGAAATGGGTTAGTCAACACTGCCCTTTTCACATGGCAAGGATGGGTTGCAGTGATCTTCTTCCTGCTCGGTACATGGACAGCAACCTATTTCACCATTATTCGCAAGCAAAGAAGACAAAGAGCTAGCTCTGGCGCAACCTCAGCAGCCTAA
- a CDS encoding sulfurtransferase TusA family protein, translating to MAKVLETNGMVCPFPLEEAKAAMTELTAGEELIINFDCTQATESIPRWAAKEGHTVTNFEQIGNAEWQIVLKKGK from the coding sequence ATGGCAAAAGTATTGGAAACAAACGGAATGGTCTGCCCATTCCCATTAGAAGAGGCAAAAGCAGCCATGACCGAACTAACGGCTGGCGAAGAATTAATCATCAACTTCGACTGCACACAAGCAACGGAAAGCATCCCGCGCTGGGCGGCAAAAGAAGGCCATACCGTTACTAATTTTGAACAGATCGGAAATGCCGAATGGCAAATCGTTTTGAAAAAAGGGAAATAA